The sequence CCCTGTGAACAGGCAGTTCTGTTCTTGAATTAGAAAGGTATGTTTTTGCTCATGTGGTTTGGAAAGGCTTCCTTTGCTGATTGTTTTCAGAGTGTGTGAAGCACTAGATTCTGAAGGTCAGAGAAACCATGACACATTCTGGGTAAGCTCATCAGCTCCTCACTACTTTGTGAGTTCAGAGGGGCATGATGCAGGCAGTCCAGTAAATGATGGTCATGATGTTCCACTGCAGAACATCTGGGTTTCCCTACAGGTATAATCGGTATGAGGTGAGTCATTAGTCATAACATTTTCTGGaagagtcagaagagaaaaagttTAGAGTGAAATTGAATACAGTGTTGCAATTTACTCTTGTCACTCATATGAGAGGATGGTGTTTTGCAATGAGCTTGCTCACTGAGAAAGCTTACTGTAGCCTGGTTCCTAGCTAAGTATTGACTTAGAAATGAatagaatgaaaatataagaCTTTCTCAATCTGGTTTAATGTTATTTATACTAGGAATGTATGAAGATGTTGTGTGCAAACATGTCCTTtcatatggtaaaaaaaaaaaaaatccatggggtaggggatggggatggtggtggtacAGGGCAATGGGGAGAGCTACAcagtcaaagaaaggaaaaatgaaaacatggaaaCTGTAGGATGGGTAGCTAGGCCAGAAAGAAAGTAGTGGAAATCTCCTTACCCTAGGGAACTGAGTCTTGTTTACGCCAGGTGTTTGCTAATGTTGTGAAGCCATCTGCAAATTCAAACTCTCAGTAATATACTAGACATATTCTTGCTGTTTGAATACAAACCCCACTTTTTCAAGGGCTAATGAGTTCTTTAAAATCGAGTGTTGTTTGAGGGTTCAAGGCTTGAAACTTCAAGGAGACAGATGTGTTTGTGACCAGGAAAAACAAttcagggaagtgttagtttGACTTGTAGCTAGCATCCACCATTTCAGACTAAAAgttttgtttccatatcttaagGACCAACGGGATAAAAAGGAGTTGATAACGTTATAGGTTTGAAATTCAGGATCTTTGATCATTTCCAACAAATATTTCCAAACAGCCTCTTCTGGGTAGGTCATGGCTTAGCGGGAAACTGCCTGCCTTCTGTCGCTCTCCCTCACAGAGGACCTAGGTGAGGCTTTGCACTCTGAAGATTTCCGTGGTACCACCAGCTTCTCTGACTGAACATGATGCCAGTTACCTGCCATTCTTTGCTTCCATGGTCGGGAAAGAAACTGTTGCCGGGGAATTCTTCTACTTCGTCTAGTGAACGTTGCGGGTAAGGGTCGGGGCTCTTGGAAAGAGGACTTGAAATTCCTCTGCGTTACCCGTAAATTGGAAGTTCTAACTCTTGGGTCCCTTCTTcgtcccctccctcttctccctgtgtcaCTGTCAATTACACTTGGGCATCTGGAGGTTTCTCTCTCGTCTGCATTTGTAGTGAGTAAGCAAGTCCATATCTACCGCCACGGTTTCCTGCGCGGCCCTGGCCGGGACCCCTTGCAGCTCGCACGGGGTGGCTCCGGGCCTCTCCAGCCTGGTGTGATGCGCGCCTCCTCGCTGCTCCCCCAAATCCCCAGACACAAAGGCCCCCTGAAAGCAGCGTCAACACTCAAGTTAGAACGCTCCCGAGGTTGGAAGCAAATTACCACTCTCAGGGCATTTGGGGGTAGTTTTGGTCTTTGAGACATCGGTCGCCCCATATTCCCCTCCATCGAATAGAAAGCAGAAAGGGTCTGCGCTCGCGCCGAGGGTCTGTCGAGGCAGGGGTGCAGCCCCAGACCTCCCAAGTTCTTGAGCTGGGTCCTCAGCTTCTAGCTCCTCCCCTTTCTCAGCCTTCCCAGCATCTCCCGGCCCAGCGGTTCAGGACCAGACCAGAACTTTCAACAATAGGATCGCATCTTTGCCCACGGGACACCAAACTCGCCTAATGAGAGACGCTGCAATGGGACGAAAGTTCTGCGGGACGACCCTTTTCCGGGTCCGATTCCCCCAGGTAGCAGTGGGTCGGGGCTGGGCGGGTCTTTGGATTGTGCTGAGCAATGCATGGATCTCCGAAGCTTGATTGTTTTTGGAGTTCAGTGGCCAAGAATCTCAAATTAAATTCTCTGCTTAGTCTTTCACTTCAGTGAACGGGTTCGGGCCTCGAGGCCGGTAATTCTGGCGTGCTGGGCCCTGAGGTCCGAGCTCACAGGGCCCACGCTGAGAACAGTCCAGTGGCACATCTTTTGTAAACCAGAGGCGCAGGTCGGATTCTTGGGGTGGGTGGAGCCGGCAGTTCCTTCCTCCTCCGCATAAACGTATTGGTGTTTGTGGATTTCCCCCTTTAATAGTCCATGAAGTCAACAAACTCCCCACATGGTGGCTCCCTTTACTAAAGTCGAGTAGTGAATTGGTACAAGGAGTcttggaaattttcaaatatttctaaagaTTTAACTCATTTCAGAATTCGCGTGGGCGGAAAGAGTAGGATTTTAATCGGGTTCACCTTTGACGTGAAGCAAGGCGGAAGACAGGAAAGCCACAGTCGGTAATAGCTCCGGGCGCTTTAGTAAGAAAGCCGTCTCTGCTTGATTATCCGGTCGTGTTCACCGCCGGCTCTTTGTGTGCGAGCTTACTCCAGAGGCAGAGCTGAACACGGAACACACGCATGTAAACACTCCAACATAAATCAGCGAACATATGCAGTGGAGACAAAGAGATTCACCCCCATGTAGATGTGGTTTGAATCTTTATTGCAGATAGGCAATCTGGAGCATCCCCAGGAATAAACTAAGAGGAAGTGGCAGTTTCTGGCCATGAATGGTCAGAACGAAGCAAAACTTTGTCACCTTGGAGGAAGTATTAAATCTCAAATAAGAGAGCGGGAAAGGCATTGAAAATGAGCAGCATTATAATCTTGTCTTAGAAAAAGCATGCAGAATAtagcttctctaaatgttagatcTAAATCATAGTaacaggaaacactcccactaaATTGCCATTTCCTCTAATTTTTGTTTAAGatccaaataattaaaatgcacACTAATGGTTATAGAtggctctgtttcttttttaaaagaaatagaccCGAGTTCCCTTACTGGAGTAGAAATTTACAGATCTTCTTAAATAACACCGGGACTTGGAAGCTTCCTGGTGTATATGGTCTTCCCTTATTGCTTTCCTCTCCCCACgtcattttcagttaaaaaattttaGCCATCCCCAACGAAGGGATTCCTGTTAGAAACCGTCAGTAAGTGAATTTGTACTGGGTATCCTCGTGCTTTCCCCGTCTGTCTGTAACCCCCAAACAGAACTCAAGCTGTAAATAAAGGGGAGAAACATATTTCTCACTCccaaattcttaaaatttcagtttttgtggAAAATACAATTTCACAATTTCAATGTTAAAATTAGTAAGAGCCACAGAAAGTGTGAAGGCGTCCAAATAGGTCATCTAGAGATCCAAAAACCAGGACTAAGGGGAGGCATAGAATGCTCTTTACTCAGAAGGGCAGGGGCAAGGGTTGGACAGTTCTCACCATTAAGGGCATTCGTGGACACTGCAAGGGAGGAACATATCTGAACAACGGGGGAACTTGGACGATGAATCGCCACATTAAGGGCACCACTACCAAATCTTCAGAGGCTCTGGTGAAAAATTAAACTAGTGGCAATTCTCAATGTTTGCAGCATCTGCGACCAAACAGTTCAGCACTCCAAGCCTGGACAGCTCCACAGGCCGAGCTCCGGACGCGGCTTTAACTCTAATCAATTCTACTCAGAGCCAGACTGTCAACGACAGCCAGACTCATTAGCGATTTACTGAAAATCCTCCAAGACttccctttaaaaacaaaacgacTTCCACATTTAATTGTCTATCTAAAAGAACATACGCAAGAAATTAGGAGatctaaattaaatttattaataggAGGGCTTGATGGTGCTTAATTCCAGAGCTCAGagctctgattgctggggcttgatgaaaaagcaaaaagaaataagagggacATAGTTAAAAACATGATTTTCACCATTCTCAAAATTCTATGAATTCTTTACCCATCCTTGAGAAGTGGgtaaaattgaaaacaatcaaaacaattaaacttctttaaaattgTACTGTTTGAGTTAAAGGTGTTTATGAGAAGTCGATGACTCCGGATCTTATCCAAGAGGACGGCACAGAATAGTTAATATGTTCCTTGAGGGACTAGGATGCTGACGTCTTTTTCTGATACCCGATCATTAcgtgactggaaaaaaaaaaaaaaggaagtcattCCATGAATAAAAATCGGAGTGCAACAGTGCAACAAAATATTCTGTACTTAAAGGCCATAGGCAGACAGATGTTGACAAAGAAGGCTCTTCCAAAGCCACGTTCGGATTGATTTCTGCTAACTGCACATATAAACAGGAGCAGAGGGCCGGTCACCTCTGTAACCaccggcagcagcagcagaagccgCAGCTTCAGACGCAGCCAGAGGGACTTCTGAGCAGAGAAGGCGCTGCCGACTCGCGCAGCTGCCTGACCGAGTGGCTCCCACAGACGCCGGCTGCGCCGgggccctctctctttccttcgtCTCCTTCTAAgactttccctctttccttatcACTTCTTTCTCTCCGTGAACTTAAGGCCACTTTGTCCCCCACCCCTCTTAACTCGTCgccccctccttcttccttctacATCTCTCTCCTCGCCCCCTTCTCTCGGTGTCACGCTCCCTCCTAGTCCTGAGCGTCCACAAACTTTTGAACAGAATACCGGCCTCAGCAAACAAGTCCTTCAGCTCCTCCTGCTGCTCCTGCTCGTTGCTGCGGCTTCTGCTCAGACACTAACGCCAGACGGTGATGCCTCTTGGGTTGTGACTCCAGAGCAGAAACTTGGAGAAGCCCTTTGCCCGCCGTCCTACTTGGCAGCAAACCCTCTGCTGGCAGCGGTAGGAGTTGAatggtaaggggaaaaaaatcttaccaAACCAAACAACTCACCTGACTGCTAATTCTTTCGCCAGCATCAGGGTACGAGTTAGCTTTCCTTCGTACCAGATCTGGCGAATTATTGGGCGTtgggtatatacatatactttctAACTATAGCGAGAAGGAAGTGGCGGGGGCGCGCCGGCTGTCATTAAGCCGTATTCAATACTGGGAGTCAGAGGTGAGCGCCGTCCCTCCCTCAGTTCAGGGAGTTTCTAGGGGTCGGAGGGTGGAAGGCCAGTGGCGTTCTGACTGCTGTGTGCTCTCTTTCGCGTCCTGCGCAGAATGACCATGTGTAGCGGAGTGAGGCTGGCCCTGCTGGTCTACGGGATAATAATGCACAGCAGCGTCTATTGCTCACCTGCCGCCGCCGGACTCCGGTTTCCTGGGATCAGGTAGGTGCTGGCTGCCCTAGCTGAGCTGAGGCCGGGGCTTCCCTTCCCCTGACACCTCCTCGTGGTCGCCCTCCTGCAGTTCCTCGGTCAGGCTACGACCGGTCAGGCTTACCACCACCTCCCCATGCGGCCCCACTGCACCGCCACCAGCCTGGGTCCGGCCGCGggtcagtggccgtggctcagcGGGAGGATCCCGGCAGACTCCGCTGGGCCtcggcccccctcccccagcccgccGCAGCCGAGGCGCCTGGGTGGACCGAGCGCACTTCGGCGGGCTGGTgaaacctcccctcccccaacccctcccacgGGAGGGGGGCAGGGCCGGGCCCTATTCTTAGCTTGAGTTAGGAGAACTTTGGCTCCCGGAGCCAGTTTGGAGGCAGGGGGGTTGAGAGTGAAGCTCCTGTGGACTTTGCTTTGTTACAGCTTGTTCGGGACTATCGGGGCggggtctccctctctctcctcacctCAATTAGAATTCTTTCTACTGGAAGAGCTTCCTCTCAAGTGATAGGTTTTCCAACTGCATTTTGAGTCTTGGGGAGAGGGAGTGTTGGCCGGGTAGAGTTAAGAAGAAGCTatttgagagaaggaaaacaaagatgagGGAGGGGGAAATAGATGAAATGGATGCAAAGGAGCAACAAAAACCAAACTGGCAGGCAGTACTGGGAAGGCAGCCCTACCCACCCCAGGCAGGAGTAACCCTggcttcccccacccacccccaattcCGGGTTTCTAATCGGTCGGCGCTGCCCGGGTTCCCCGCCGCAGCCCCAGAGTCCCGGGCCTGTCAGCGGGAGAGTGGAAGCTCGTAGCGCAGCATCGGCACTCCGCTGTGCACCGGGCTCCCGGCGGCGAGGAGCGCGCGTTCTGACCGCAAAGCTGCTCCTCCGAGCCGCGCCCAAGAATGATCTCCTTAGGGGTCGCTGACCATTGATTTGGGTTCTGGCTTCGGTGTTAGGATTCCAGCATCTGGGCACGGGGTACGGGGTGGAAGTGCCGAGAAAGACCAGGAGACTCCGAGCAGCCGGGCCAGGGCAGACAGGCGCGTCGCCGAGGAAAGGCTGGGTGTGGGGCGAGCGCAGCAATGCCTTGCCCCTACCTCTCCAGGGATGGAGGAAAGGCGAGCGAAGTAACGAAGTATGGCTAACCCCTCCTAAAGCGCGCTACTTGCCTTGGCCGCTTTCCTAGTCTCTCCAGCGGCCGAAAGCGAGTGGGTTGTGTATACTAACCCATCTCTCCCGTCCTGTATCAAGGATTGAGTTGGTAGGTAAGGGCGACTGCGAGATTGTTGTCTCTCGGTCCCCTGTTGACCCTTTGACCCTCTCCCTTTGCCTCTGGGTTGAGATGCTGTCCCGCCGCCCCGCCACCGCTAACATATTAGCGCGAACTATCTACTTACTGGACTTAAAAGCCTTATTACACCCGCAGCTATTTTCAAAGTCCCGTGTGCCTGACACTTTCTCCGGGCAAGAGGTACCGGAGGGCGCGGACATGCCACAGAATGAGCCGCTGCCAAACAGGCTAAGTTTAGGGGCATCTATTACTCATGTTCCTGCCAGATCCTCTCCCGCCCAAAATAGAAGCCGGAGGTTCTCCGTGACCTACATCTGCGCGGGGAAGGACTCCCCTGGGCTCGGAGGCTGGGTGGGGGTGGCTGCTGGCGTTGGCCGCCGGACTCCCCAGCCATCCACCCTCTCTGGCTCCCGGCCTCCCCCATCCGGTCTTCGCGTGGCCAGCGTCTCTCTCCTAGAGCCCTTCTCATCTCTGCCCGCCGCTGCTTGTGGACGGAGGCTCAAGCGCCAGGCCGGGAGCGGAGCGGTCCTCCTCCGTGGCCAGGTGTGCTAAGTCGGCGCAGACGCCTCGGCTTCCCAGTGCCCGTTGAGGCCGCGGCCCGGGCAGGGCGACCCTGCACCCGCGAGATGAGGGGTGGGAATTTCTGTTGGGTGGAGTTTTCTCCTCCTACTTCTACCCGCACCCCTGTCCTAGAAGAAGAGGCAATTCTCCAAGGGGCGCctttaggaagaaggaaaatcGTGAGAGCCCCTAGGGATCTTTGGGTCCTCGCAGAGCCGAGGAGGGACCTGTAGTGACCACTCCTCGTGCCCCCGACTACCGCTGCAGGCCGGAGGACGAGGCGTACGACGAGGACGGAAACCCGCTGCAGGACTTCTATGACTCGGATCCACCTGGCGTGGGGAGCCCCGCCTCCGCGCTGCGCGACGCCTACGCGCTCTACTACCCGGCGGAGGAAAGGTACCACCGCACGGCCCTGCGCCGGCCCAGGactgggagggagaaaggggcagGGGGTGGCCCATTGAGTAGGTTCTTTTTCATAAAAGCCCTCAAGCCTCTCCTCTCCCGGGATGGTTCCCACGAGAGCGAGAGAAAGTTAGTAGCGGGCCGGTTTGTGTGGACATGAGGGCCGCGTGGGGACGAAAGGTCCGTGGCCCAAGGAGTGGCAGTGAGTGCGCGCCCAGGCCGGGCTCCACACCTGCGGTCCCCGGAGGGCAGGACGAACTCCGGTTCCTGGCACTCACGGGAACATCCCAAGAGTCATCCCCGAGTGCCTTGCCTCTGGGGTTTTCCCCGGCAGCCTCCCGGAGCACCGGGGGGCGTGCGTGCCCAGCTGGGGACCTGGGGCTGCCACTTGGGGACAGTCAGTGACCCCAGGCGCGCACTTTGCCTCCTTGTTAGAGATTTCGCCCACGGGGTCCTTAACAAGGCCTACCGCAAAGTGCTGGACCAGCTGTCCGCCAGGAAATACCTGCAGACGCTCACGGCCAAGGGCGTGGGGTAAGAGTTTGCGAAAGAGTTAACCCGCGCGTAATGGCGCGCCCCCGCGAGCGCCGGGGTGGGTATCTGTGCCAATGCGCGCTGGGCGGGCGGCGCAGCTTCTACGTCCGTGCGTGCACGTGGGGCCGAGGGTGCGTCTGCGCCGCAGGGTCTGCCAGGCCAGCTCCCGGAGGCAGACTAAGGTTCGGAGACCGCGACTTAAGTTTGGCCAGAGAGCTCGGGAACTGGGCgaggaagggagaaggcaggAAACCCGGGGAATCTGATCCGTtttgaataattgaaaaaaagaaaaagcccccctcccccaccccaggccttcaAAACCTTCAAGCTTCGTGGGACGATTGGCTAGGATATCCTCTAAGcatgactttttctttcctcatttttctttcactgtaAATTCAGTTCGAAACAAACAAATCCTCAGATTTGGACCCTTAAGGAAACAGTTTTTGCTGGTGCCAGACAAACCCAGAGCACAGGGCTTGCGTGGAGCATCTCTCAGCAGAAGGCAACATTTTAATAAAGCCCATGGGACAAAAGATTACATTTTCCGCAATTAATAATTCATGCGATGAAAAATATTGCCTACAGCCTGTCGACTTATATTATTATCACGTTTTTCACTTTAGCGCGCAGGAGAGGAGTGTTCATGTCTGACTAGGAATTGCGGGATCGATGTAAACTCCACGGCAGCAGCCAACTTGAAATTTAGGGCTCTTCGGTTATTTTCTCTGTACgtggggttgggtgggggtgTGCCAGGAACGGTCAGGACGATTGAGCGCAAAAGCATGGATATTCAAATCTCAGCAGGCAGCGTTTGGAGAGAGGTTGGCCTTAAGTCGCTTGCCTTTGGCCCGGACCTCATCTGGGGCCCATTCTGTAAGGACTTAGTGCCCCAAGATAGTcgatggggagggaggagtgagggtTCCCATCGCAGCCCTCCCTCCGGCAGCTCTCTGGCCGAGCAAGGCGGCGCGGTGGGCGTTGAGAGCCGGCGTCCTCCCTGAAGACTCCCGCTTGGGGTGGGGCCCGTCTGCCTCCAGCAACTATTCAACCTGTGTCTCCCGCCCCGCCACCCTCTTCCCGACCTCTTTCCTTGCAGTGGGAACCTGGGCGGAGGCGCGGACGACGACTCGGAGCCGCTCTCCAAGCGCCACTCGGACGGAATCTTCACGGACAGCTACAGCCGCTACCGGAAACAAATGGCTGTTAAGAAATACTTGGCGGCCGTCCTAGGGAAAAGGTATAAACAAAGGGTTAAAAACAAAGGACGGCGAATAGCGTATTTGTAGCGATGAGTTACCAGCTACCCTGTGTATACAACCCTGACACACTGAAAAGTCATTTTCCCAACTGACTGAACAGTCATCGCTCTTGTGTTCTGTCCAAACATGTATTTATGTATGAAGTAAAGccattaaatgaatattttgataataatattgtttttctttttacaaagcaCTAGAGAATGCACAGATATACTTTGTGGACCAATTAttgatattgatatatatatatattacaaatttatattaagaatatatatataaaagtataattgaAAGCAGTTCAAAGTGTGCACAAGGATTGAAAATTCGCCTgagctgtttgtttttatataaaataaatagaaaaatagacaatCATTGTTTTGAATATTACTCCTATTTTTGTAAACTGGAATTAAAAGGACAGTATTTTTATCCACTACAGGCCTGAAGATATTAATACCGACCACTTGCTACTGTACATAAACAGTGATGCCCTGCTCCAGGGAGATTTTGAGTAATGATTTGGGAGAATTGCTGGAGGGCACTCTTTCCCAGTGAGTCTTTGGGGCAGGCTGCTTCAATCCCAGCTGGACTCAACTAGCCACTGTCCCCCTCGCTGGGTGGCAATTCCAATACTTCTGCTTTCTTGGATTCTATTTTCATGTGTATTTGTTTCTCTTCAGACTCACCCCAGAAGGAAATTCTCCTGATAAAACAACAGCTGGATCCAAATTGCGCTTCTCCCCAGGATTCATACCACTCCCTGGGGGAGGAATTGGACTCTACAGAGAAGGGAGACTTGAATAGGAAGCTCCCTTTTCTGTACTTCCAGGGACCCCAATATTCCAAGGTTAGGGCAATTGGAACAAAGTGAAGGAAATGTAGGAATATTGGAAAAGGCAGAGCGTAAGGCAGTAGGAGGAGGACCCTCCTGGAGAGGGACTGGCTGGGGGCTGCCTCAGGCCTGGGAGCTGGGCATAAGCCGAGTCCCACCGTAGTCCCCTGCCTGCCTGACTTTGGGTGCTGGGTATTGGAAATGGATGCAAAGTACAATGTGTTTTTCTCCAGTGCTGTCCATGCTTCTCATCTTGTGAAATGGCCAGGATCCTCCCCTTTGAACCTTGCTCTGTAGGAGCCACCCTTTTCTTTCGTGGTTTTCTGAAGACTTCTTTCCCACCCTCTCGCACCAGTTTTTAAAGTACTGTTTACCATTTTTCATTCACTTCTCTTAAATTTGTAATGcttcttaatatttttgttgtttgatgCTAGCACTTATTGTAAAGTATAGGAACCCTTGTGTAGTTACCACTAAGTAATTATGCACTAAATATGAATCTTTTGTTTCTTGTTGATTGAGTTTGTaggtaaaatgtatttttctacatTATGGCTTATTGCTtagtaaaatttatttcataaaaccAACCTTTGTCATATTAGAATGTGTAGTGTTCACATGTTGGTCAGTTGTACTAACTGACAAATCATTTAAATCTCATCTTCATATGTATGAGTACTATCTTATATTTGTGGTCAAGAGTGAGGTAAGCAAGCTCCAACAGGCCCTGAGAATGTCCCCTTGTATTCTTTCTTGGCTACAGAAAGCATGTCTGTCTGTTTCCTATCAATTTCTTGAACCTGTCAAGTAATCTCAATAAACAAAAGAACCTTCACCCAGCAACCAGCTCAAGCAACAACAGGCAAACCAGCCAGCCAAACTCCCAGATTTCAGGCCCAAgttcttttgaaaaaaacaaaacaaaacaagaaaagattAAACATTAGCTTGTAAAGTTTAAAggacctttccttttcctttacgGATTTGATCAGTATGAAGTCATAAATCAAAGAAAACTGACTTGGATTTGCATTCCCAGGCAGGATGGATGCTGCCAGGAGATCACATTGCaaacagtgaaagcacagaggcaTTCGATCTATGCCTGAGTCCTGTGTACAGAATCAATCTTTCTTTAATTCTGCAGTCTCCTCAGGCAATGTGACACGGGATGCAGTTTGCAGCTTTAGTGCCTTTCTTCGCCTTTTAAATCGCCACGAATCACAGATGGCTATTTAGTGGCCCTACAATGCTGCAACACATCGGCTTGCATTTTAGTcttaattatttgtttcttgGATAATGGGCAGTTTTCTGTATTTGTGTCAGCTGTTAGTGGTGAAATAGGGCTCTAGTTAACCTTTTTTTTACGAAGTCTAATTTAGTGTTCCCGTGGCTAGTTGCAAGCATTTACAGTGATCACCCAGTTTaatcttttgtatattttttagaaatgCCAAGAGCCTTACTAATAACCTGGAGCAGATTTATGATATAGTGATAATTTAGATAGATGTTAGTCTTGAAGCTCTTATTTTATGTGCAACTGATTATAAAAACATCTTACCCGAGTATTATTACACACATGATATCTATAATTAGAACTTTGATAACTGTTATATAAAGTGTGTAAAATTTGtatgaataaatttttataaacaatGCAACTTCGTCTAAtgtgtggggaaaaaagacaTTCAGGAAATAACTACTTTAAAATCTCTTAAAGTATTTTCTTTAGCAACCATAAGATTTTTCATGTCTGGAATATCTATCTAATCATCCATGTATTTtcataaattgtattttaatatctGCTTGATGGGTTACTGAATTCGACTAAAAATTTAAAGTAGCTACTTAGATGGAGACGCCTAAGAAGATACTAAGCTCATAAATAGGTGAAGATATTGGAACCTTTATAGGATGCTCAATTTAGATTAATTTCCATCCCCTAGTGTGTAAATACATTGCTCAGTACTCAGAAAGTTGCTATCCAGTGGTGGGAGATAGTAACTGGGTATTAGTTACACCTTTGAAATAGAAATCTAACATTGTTATTTTGTAAGTAACTCTGCACACTAAATTGGTCTCCATAAAATTCTGTATAAAAATGACTTAACTTTGgaggtttaaaaatatgtttagagATCTATAAACAACTGTCTCTGATTAAAATGCTTTGGGCAGAAGGAAAAAGGATATGAGTAAGCAAAGAGttaattaaatatctttaaaagaaaatgtactttGAAGTCCAGGACAAAATGTGAAAAGtcatttgtggattttttttagtCATATTAACAAACTTTAAAGCAAAGCCTTCATATGAAAGTCCCATAAATTTCTCAGTGGTGTTTATTTTGGAGCCCTTGCTATTTCTgggttaaaaaaatgtaataaaaatcacTTATAAAAAGTCACatacaatttaatttaaattgcCAAGTTTTCATCCTAAATATTAATGCATAcaattaataaatcaataaatgtatcACAATAATATTAAAGGACCAGTAAAGATCCGCAAGGATTCAAAAACTATCTTTAGAACTTAGCTCAGTATTTAAGGCCCAGAATCATATAAGGAGGACCTTATGATCTAGAGGTCTCATTTGTAGCGTatctaaaaaaatgaacagtAAAATTCATATTTACATTGGATTTTATTGGATAAGGagtttttcttctccatctttaaaCTGCCCCCTCTGCTGCGCCCCTCCATGGAGtcgctgagtgtgtgtgtgtgtgtgtgtatatgtatata is a genomic window of Lagenorhynchus albirostris chromosome 14, mLagAlb1.1, whole genome shotgun sequence containing:
- the ADCYAP1 gene encoding pituitary adenylate cyclase-activating polypeptide — translated: MTMCSGVRLALLVYGIIMHSSVYCSPAAAGLRFPGIRPEDEAYDEDGNPLQDFYDSDPPGVGSPASALRDAYALYYPAEERDFAHGVLNKAYRKVLDQLSARKYLQTLTAKGVGGNLGGGADDDSEPLSKRHSDGIFTDSYSRYRKQMAVKKYLAAVLGKRYKQRVKNKGRRIAYL